One Molothrus aeneus isolate 106 chromosome 29, BPBGC_Maene_1.0, whole genome shotgun sequence genomic region harbors:
- the GKN1 gene encoding gastrokine-1, which yields MHLSIWTAVLLGLVLTPALADHHQQTEISKKISISGGYQIMTINRKWLVASIEQKTNHGYWKTIWNYDTGFMATKVLPERACYISIMNRTEMPSFDGLPQLAADIRNQKHPRPPSKEITFSLIRRAIRDLESYGPDTFSLCRGLSTYVAYEVQEPQFNLGSCLKLDVLQYLALTYCHNDNFV from the exons ATGCATCTCTCT atttgGACTGCAGTCCTTCTAGGACTGGTCCTGACCCCAGCCCTTGCTGATCAT cATCAACAGACTGAAATAAGCAAGAAAATCTCCATTAGTGGAGGCTACCAAATTATGACCATCAATAGGAAATGGCTGGTGGCAAGTATTGAGCAAAAGACCAACCATGGGTACTGGAAAACCATCTGGAACTATGACACA GGCTTTATGGCAACCAAAGTGCTGCCAGAGAGAGCTTGCTACATTTCCATAATGAACAGAACAGAGATGCCCAGCTTTGATGGACttccccagctggctgcagacaTCAGG AACCAGAAGCACCCAAGACCCCCTTCAAAGGAGATCACATTCAGCCTCATCAGGAGAGCCATTCGTGACCTGGAATCGTATGGACCAGACACCTTCTCTCTGTGCAGAGGCCTCTCAACCTACGTGGCCTATGAAGTTCAGG AACCCCAATTCAATCTTGGATCGTGCCTCAAGCTCGATGTCCTCCAATATTTGGCCCTCACCTACTGCCACAATGATAACTTTGTGTAA